Proteins co-encoded in one Ooceraea biroi isolate clonal line C1 chromosome 9, Obir_v5.4, whole genome shotgun sequence genomic window:
- the LOC105276036 gene encoding uncharacterized protein LOC105276036 — MRSLLTLLFAIVLLSLSATQVQTKNIVSSSTARITDETEFARSRKFLDNEKHIKRVQIRNQAGLDGKVQRIRLSRDFEENKPGIHAYGLPKKRLPNNGVIERVYVEGGHIDDVSRSSRLVEAYGMPKDDINTNGFIERLSSPSADDRQSEKLDSQNENVRVRRSIREGSDNKIEDKISSEAEDMVAQDAKVFRPLFVYRQQVAARERRNHARNVVHRNHRHAAHQPCYHRQY; from the exons ATGAGATCGCTACTGACA TTACTTTTCGCGATCGTTTTGCTGAGTTTGAGCGCTACGCAAGTTCAAACAAAAAACATCGTATCAAGCTCTACCGCTCGAATAACTGATGAAACTGAATTTGCGCGATCGCGCAAATTCTTGGATAATGAGAAACATATCAAGCGAGTACAGATCCGCAATCAAGCTGGATTAGATGGTAAAGTGCAAAGGATCCGTTTGAGCCGTGACTTTGAAGAGAATAAACCGGGCATTCACGCATATGGTTTGCCGAAAAAACGTTTACCCAATAACGGTGTCATTGAAAGAGTTTACGTGGAAGGAGGCCACATCGATGATGTTTCAAGAAGTAGCCGACTG GTGGAAGCCTATGGAATGCCAAAGGATGACATAAATACTAACGGTTTTATCGAAAGGCTGTCATCGCCGAGCGCAGATGATCGCCAATCCGAAAAGCTGGACTCACAAAACGAGAACGTCAGAGTAAGAAGATCTATTCGCGAGGGATCCGATAATAAAATCGAAGACAAGATCTCCAGCGAGGCGGAAGACATGGTAGCGCAAGATGCGAAAGTCTTCAGGCCGCTTTTCGTCTACAGGCAACAAGTGGCTGCCAGAGAAAGGCGGAATCACGCGAGAAACGTGGTACACAGGAATCATCGACACGCGGCTCATCAACCTTGCTATCACCGGCAGTATTGA
- the LOC105276034 gene encoding putative glycerol kinase 5, which translates to MKYVAALDVGTTTVRFHVLDEKAVTVASSVEKVELIYPQPGFVEIDPDHLWQIIVNVIKNTLDGSGIDPKSIVCFGISTQRATFITWNLKTGEPYHKFITWKDQRAANLVEEWNRSMMMKGLRMGSYFLYTFTRNKRFLAGSVMKFMNMQVNLKLAWAFENILGLREAASKGEVAFGGVDSWLLYKLTGKHVMDPSCASATGMYDPFTMQWVDWFLKMLNLPRNIFPEIVDTAGNFGVTPKDMFGTEIPICCSMADQAASLFGSGCFKPGDLKITMGTGTFMNVNTGREPHASVTGLYPVVGWRIGKELTYVVEGSSSDTGILIEWAKSIGIVNNPSETANMANSVNDTDGVYFVPAFSGLQAPINDYTAATGFLGIKPTTRKEHVVRALLESLVFRVHLLYECLCKETSFTYRKIRVDGGVSNNDFIMQSLADLTGLEIERPVSVEMSIWGVAFLAGLQYGLWKSREEVLELRRVDKIYTPKERSRLSRSHSSHVFNQWRRAVERFTNWY; encoded by the exons ATGAAATACGTCGCGGCACTCGATGTGGGTACCACTACGGTGCGATTTCACGTTCTGGACGAGAAGGCAGTCACCGTGGCGTCGTCTGTGGAGAAG GTAGAACTAATCTATCCACAGCCTGGTTTTGTAGAAATAGACCCAGATCATTTATGGCAGATCATAGtaaatgtgataaaaaataCGTTGGACG GTAGCGGGATTGATCCGAAGTCTATCGTTTGCTTTGGGATTTCGACGCAACGTGCTACCTTTATTACATGGAACTTGAAGACCGGGGAGCCTTATCACAA ATTTATAACATGGAAGGATCAACGAGCGGCCAACCTGGTCGAGGAGTGGAACCGATCGATGATGATGAAAGGACTGCGGATGGGTTCATACTTCTTGTATACCTTCACAAGGAACAAACGATTTTTGGCCGGCAGTGTGATGAAGTTCATGAATATGCAG gtaaatttaaaattagcGTGGGCCTTTGAAAATATACTAGGTCTCCGAGAAGCGGCGTCTAAAGGAGAGGTGGCGTTTGGAGGTGTGGATTCttggcttttatataaattaacag GGAAACATGTAATGGATCCTTCATGTGCCTCAGCCACTGGTATGTACGATCCATTTACGATGCAATGGGTCGACTGGTTCTTAAAAATGCTGAACCTACCACGCAATATTTTCCCAGAAATAGTAGATACAGCGGGCAACTTCGGAGTCACGCCTAAAGACATGTTCGGAACTGAAATTCCCATTTGTTGCTCA ATGGCTGACCAAGCAGCATCTTTATTTGGTTCAGGATGCTTCAAACCCGGCGATCTCAAAATTACCATGGGTACAGGCACTTTCATGAACGTTAATACAGGGCGGGAACCACACGCATCTGTTACTG GATTGTATCCAGTTGTCGGATGGCGAATCGGGAAAGAACTAACATACGTTGTAGAAGGATCTTCAAGCGATACCGGTATACTAATTGAATGGGCTAAGTCGATAG GaattgtaaacaatccatcaGAAACAGCTAATATGGCAAACTCGGTTAATGACACCGATGGAGTGTACTTCGTTCCGGCATTCAGTGGACTGCAG GCGCCCATTAACGATTACACTGCTGCAACTGGTTTCTTAGGAATAAAACCTACTACACGGAAGGAGCATGTAGTTCGAGCTTTACTGGAAAGTCTCGTCTTTAGAGTACACTTGCTTTACGAGTGCTTATGCAAAGAGACTTCCTTTACGTATCGAAAAATaag AGTCGACGGTGGAGTTTCCAATAACGATTTCATCATGCAATCGTTAGCTGACTTAACAGGGCTGGAGATAGAACGTCCAGTATCCGTCGAGATGTCCATTTGGGGAGTAGCTTTCCTGGCTGGCTTGCAATACG gTTTGTGGAAAAGCAGAGAAGAAGTGTTGGAACTTCGTCGAGTggacaaaatatatacgccgAAGGAACGATCACGATTATCTCGTTCACACTCATCACACGTGTTCAACCAATGGAGACGTGCGGTAGAACGGTTTACGAATTGGTACTGA
- the LOC105276038 gene encoding uncharacterized protein LOC105276038, with protein MKIDLPLKVIMLPVILLLFAGTLRAKPIDYEDVENLLPTEPQTTNDTLAVIVQDPVVQDAVQNAVGNGSLQGLVVKKKVLIMPATEPTKVVSQREQVLVVPVTHLEDVRKNITESATAEDNVGDLVVLPEVQSFVRDNEDAYASLANYEGALTDSSQHDDFYEMLTEIPKITRKPTFPVDNAPQEIPYLLPNPTQEELPAHPSISVPIIAFLDPSRISDDKINAPIAAALPRRDGTPNQLDLSKNERNQIQRDVQDYIDGDSWGVDLDNWRRASPPSEIEASSLLFEPTTMETQYMSGISSENSLPLVMPYSDIVTPLFWTADANDDYPKNPHDMNVAADIVFRPLFRYRQEAQQRSYRRSAYRRYNSYPRRNYRYRSRYSNDYYY; from the exons ATGAAAATTGATCTACCG TTGAAAGTAATTATGTTGCCCGTGATTCTTCTGCTGTTTGCGGGAACACTACGTGCGAAGCCCATAGATTACGAGGATGTGGAAAATCTGTTGCCAACGGAACCTCAGACCACGAATGACACGTTGGCCGTTATCGTACAAGATCCGGTGGTACAAGACGCTGTGCAAAACGCTGTCGGCAATGGATCGTTGCAGGGCTTAGTGGTGAAGAAAAAGGTTCTTATTATGCCTGCCACAGAGCCCACCAAG GTGGTGTCACAACGCGAGCAAGTCCTCGTCGTTCCGGTGACGCACTTGGAAGATGTGCGAAAGAACATCACAGAAAGTGCGACTGCGGAAGACAACGTAGGCGACCTAGTAGTCCTTCCGGAAGTACAATCTTTCGTCAGGGACAATGAAGATGCATACGCAAGTTTGGCAAACTATGAAGGAGCGTTAACTGACTCGTCGCAGCATGATGACTTCTACGAGATGCTAACCGAGATTCCAAAGATCACGCGGAAGCCAACATTTCCCGTCGATAATGCGCCGCAGGAAATTCCATACCTCCTGCCAAATCCGACCCAGGAAGAACTTCCGGCGCATCCATCAATATCGGTACCGATCATAGCGTTCCTCGATCCTTCGAGAATCTCCGACGACAAAATTAACGCGCCGATCGCAGCAGCATTACCAAGACGAGATGGCACTCCGAACCAATTGGATCTATCGAAGAACGAACGCAACCAAATTCAACGGGACGTTCAAGATTATATCGATGGAGACTCGTGGGGTGTGGATCTCGACAATTGGCGACGCGCTTCGCCTCCTTCGGAG ataGAAGCATCATCTTTGCTGTTTGAACCGACTACGATGGAAACTCAGTATATGAGCGGCATTAGTTCTGAAAACTCGCTACCTCTCGTAATGCCTTATAGCGATATTGTGACACCGCTCTTTTGGACGGCGGACGCGAATGATGATTATCCTAAAAATCCACATGATATGAACGTCGCCGCGGACATCGTCTTCAGACCACTCTTCAGATATCGACAGGAAGCCCAGCAAAGATCTTATAGAAGATCGGCATATCGAAGATACAATTCTTATCCGAGACGCAATTACCGCTACAGATCGCGATATTcgaatgattattattactag
- the LOC113562630 gene encoding uncharacterized protein LOC113562630: protein MKHLGNLFGLCFAILAGSILVSSTTIDASTGDAHDTKDAENHHISPSKLEDAKNNSECPSNTNLLKGVTQIGERAVKDPSHSNKVSNASTASFDSKSIETQHSKYIGDRKDDPFQLEHQQKAVNLSSHDILLDPALIRLVRQAEKRNADYPTHEDTSGNVESIDLSQRGSDLEDDLGVAEDRRQYPYWYRGQPTNQRYRVNDRREHYRNYLRYPVFPGK from the coding sequence ATGAAACACCTCGGCAATCTCTTCGGCCTCTGCTTCGCGATCCTGGCAGGATCAATACTTGTAAGTTCAACGACGATTGACGCTTCGACGGGCGATGCACACGATACGAAGGATGCCGAGAATCATCATATAAGTCCATCGAAATTGGAGGACGCGAAGAACAATTCCGAGTGCCCTTCAAATACGAACCTCTTGAAAGGCGTGACCCAGATTGGAGAACGCGCCGTGAAGGATCCATCGCATTCTAACAAGGTATCAAACGCATCGACAGCCTCGTTCGATTCCAAGAGTATCGAGACGCAGCATTCAAAATATATTGGCGATAGAAAGGACGATCCGTTTCAATTGGAACATCAACAGAAAGCAGTAAATTTGTCGTCGCACGATATTTTACTGGATCCTGCTTTAATACGCCTGGTTCGCCAGGCTGAAAAGCGCAATGCGGATTATCCGACACACGAGGACACTTCCGGCAATGTCGAGAGTATCGATTTGTCGCAACGAGGTTCAGACCTCGAGGATGATCTCGGAGTAGCCGAAGATAGACGTCAGTATCCTTATTGGTATCGGGGACAGCCTACAAATCAAAGGTATCGAGTGAACGACAGGAGGGAGCATTATCGTAACTACTTGAGATATCCCGTGTTTCCGGGAAAATAA